Within Bacillota bacterium, the genomic segment GGCCGCCGCCTCCGCCACCTCGACCAGGTCGCGCGTCCGCACCCGCGTGGCCAGGAGCGACTGGTGGGCGTCGCGCAGGCTCGTGTCGCAGAGGAGCAGCTCGCGCCGCTCCAGCACCCGGCGCGCCAGCGCCTCCGGCCCCTCCTGCTGGAGGATGCGGCGCGGCGGGCGGTCGCCCCAGGGGCCGGGCCTCTCCTCCCGCCCGGCGCCCGCCTCCCGGACCCGCTCCGCCGCGCGCGCCGGCGCCGGGGCGGGGGCGGGCCGCGCCGCGCCGGCGGGGAGGCCCGCGAAGGCGGCGCCGTGGACCGTCACCTCGCCGATGTAGCGGAGGAGCTTCGAGCCGCGGTCGCGCCGCGGCGGGAAGCGGAAGAGCTCGGGGTGCCCCTCCACGAAGTCGACGGCGGCGCGCCCGGCGAGAAAGAGCGGGTGGCGGACCACGTTCTCCAGGAAGGGCAGGTTGGTGCGCACGCCGCGCACGCGGATCTCGCCGAGCGCGCGGCGCATCTTGGCCGCCGCCTGCTCCAGCGTCGGTCCCCAGGTGCTCACCTTGACCAGCACCGGATCGTACCAGGGCGTCACCTCGGCGCCGGGGTGGCCGGCGCCCACGTCCAGGCGGACGCCGAAGCCGCCCGGGGCGCGGAAGGCGGTGATCCGCCCGGTGTCGGGCAGGAAGCCGTTGGCCGGGTCCTCGCTGGTGACGCGGCACTGGATGGCGACGCCGCGCGCTTCCAGCGGCCCCGGCCCGGGCAGGATGCCCTCCAGCTCCTCCAGCCGCCAGCCCTCGGCGATGCGGATCTGCGCCTGAACCAGGTCGGCGCCCGTCACCAGCTCGGTCACCGTGTGCTCCACCTGGATGCGCGGGTTGACCTCGATGAAGGCGTAGCGCCCGTCCTCGCCCACCAGGAACTCGACGGTGCCGGCGTTGACGTAGCCGGCGCGGCGCATCAGCTCCACGGCGGCGCGGCGCAGCTCGCGCCGGAGCCCCGGGTCGAGGCCGACGGCCGGCGCCATCTCCACGATCTTCTGGTGGCGCCGCTGGACCGAGCAGTCGCGCTCGCCCAGGTCGATGACGCCGCCGGCGGCGTCGGCCAGGATCTGGACCTCCACGTGCTTGGGCCGCTCCAGCGCCACCTCCAGGTAGACGTCGGCGCGCCCGAAGGCGCCGGCCGCCTCGCGCCGCGCCGCCGCCAGCGCCTCGCGCAGCTCCTCGGGCGTGCGCACGCGGCGGACGCCGCGCCCGCCCCCGCCCGCCACCGCCTTGACCATGAGCGGGAAACCGTGCTCGCGCGCGAAGGCCAGCGCCTCCGCCTCGCCCTCCACCGGCTCCTCCGTCCCCGGCAGGACGGGCACCCCCGCCTCGCGCGCCAGGCGGCGGGCGGCCAGCTTGTCGCCGAAGAGCTCCAGGTGGCGCGGCTCCGGCCCGATGAAGGCGATCCCGGCGGCGCGGCAGGCGCGGGCGAAGGCCGCGTTCTCCGCCAGGAAGCCGTACCCCGGGTGGATGGCGTCGACCTCCTTCTCCCGCGCCAGCCGGACGATGCCCTCGATGTCCAGGTAGGCCTCCACGGGCGAGCGGCCCGCGCCCACCGGGTAGGCCTCGTCGGCCTTCAGGCGGTGGAGCGAGCTGAGGTCCGCCTCGGCGTAGATGGCGACCGTCCTCTTCCCCAGCTCGGTGCAGGCCTGGAAGATGCGCGTGGCGATCTCCCCGCGGTTGGCGGCCATCACCCGGCGAAACTCCCGCCTCCCGCCCACGCTCCCGCCTCCCCCCGGCCCGTCCCCGCGGGCCTGGATTTTCAGGGATTCTCCCCGTAAAGTGACGCAACGTCAATCCCCGGGGCACGGCCGTCTTGCCCGCGGCCGGGCGGGAGGGCTAGGCTTTCGTCAGGCGGAGATCGCCTGGAAGGAAGCGGATCCCGACCACAATGATGGAAGCCGCGCTCGAGCAGGCCTCGCCGGCGCGCCGGGTACCCCTCCCGGTCTGGGCGCTGAGCGGGGCCCAC encodes:
- a CDS encoding ATP-grasp domain-containing protein, whose translation is MAANRGEIATRIFQACTELGKRTVAIYAEADLSSLHRLKADEAYPVGAGRSPVEAYLDIEGIVRLAREKEVDAIHPGYGFLAENAAFARACRAAGIAFIGPEPRHLELFGDKLAARRLAREAGVPVLPGTEEPVEGEAEALAFAREHGFPLMVKAVAGGGGRGVRRVRTPEELREALAAARREAAGAFGRADVYLEVALERPKHVEVQILADAAGGVIDLGERDCSVQRRHQKIVEMAPAVGLDPGLRRELRRAAVELMRRAGYVNAGTVEFLVGEDGRYAFIEVNPRIQVEHTVTELVTGADLVQAQIRIAEGWRLEELEGILPGPGPLEARGVAIQCRVTSEDPANGFLPDTGRITAFRAPGGFGVRLDVGAGHPGAEVTPWYDPVLVKVSTWGPTLEQAAAKMRRALGEIRVRGVRTNLPFLENVVRHPLFLAGRAAVDFVEGHPELFRFPPRRDRGSKLLRYIGEVTVHGAAFAGLPAGAARPAPAPAPARAAERVREAGAGREERPGPWGDRPPRRILQQEGPEALARRVLERRELLLCDTSLRDAHQSLLATRVRTRDLVEVAEAAA